One stretch of Rosistilla oblonga DNA includes these proteins:
- a CDS encoding TIGR01212 family radical SAM protein (This family includes YhcC from E. coli K-12, an uncharacterized radical SAM protein.) — protein sequence MQSSIPPGHEHFDWRLDGAFYYPYSAYLRNRFGGRVQRVSINAGFTCPNADGTLAKGGCNFCNNPSFSPSRRTRRYEIREQIDRGIEALKRRYSNIKGFIAYFQPATNTYADVDHLRALYEESLSHPEVVGLAIGTRPDCVAEDVLDLISELAQQRYVSVEYGMQTIHAESLDWMNRAHYHDSMIDAVERSRGRGFEISGHVILGIPRESHADMMETAVEVARLNLDAVKIHNLYAVKNTRLGDEVAAGEVELMPRDEYVQTVVDFIERLPETMIIERVSGEAPPAYLIAPEWCLQKSSLRHAIEQEFKQRGSRQGSRYVAAASSDG from the coding sequence ATGCAATCCTCAATTCCGCCGGGGCACGAACATTTCGATTGGCGGCTCGATGGTGCGTTCTATTACCCTTATAGCGCCTATTTGCGGAATCGCTTCGGCGGTCGCGTCCAACGGGTCAGCATCAACGCCGGCTTCACATGCCCCAACGCCGATGGAACGCTTGCCAAAGGGGGCTGCAATTTCTGCAACAACCCTTCGTTCAGCCCCAGCCGGCGGACGCGGCGATACGAGATCCGCGAACAGATCGATCGCGGGATCGAAGCCCTAAAGCGTCGATACAGCAACATCAAGGGCTTCATCGCTTACTTCCAGCCTGCCACGAACACCTACGCCGACGTCGACCATCTGCGGGCGTTGTACGAGGAATCGCTGTCGCATCCGGAAGTTGTCGGCCTGGCGATCGGCACCCGCCCCGACTGCGTCGCCGAGGATGTGTTGGATCTGATCAGCGAATTGGCCCAGCAGCGTTACGTCTCGGTCGAATACGGCATGCAGACGATCCACGCGGAGAGTCTCGATTGGATGAACCGCGCTCACTACCACGATTCGATGATCGATGCTGTCGAGCGTAGCCGCGGCCGCGGGTTCGAGATCAGCGGTCATGTGATCCTGGGGATCCCACGCGAATCGCACGCCGACATGATGGAGACCGCCGTCGAAGTCGCTCGACTGAATCTCGACGCCGTGAAGATTCATAATCTGTACGCCGTCAAAAATACGCGTCTGGGGGATGAAGTCGCTGCGGGGGAGGTGGAATTGATGCCCCGGGACGAATACGTCCAGACAGTCGTCGATTTCATCGAACGCCTGCCCGAAACGATGATCATCGAACGGGTCAGCGGCGAAGCTCCGCCGGCCTACCTGATCGCTCCGGAATGGTGCTTGCAGAAGTCGAGCCTGCGACATGCGATCGAGCAGGAATTCAAGCAGCGAGGGAGCCGGCAGGGGAGTCGTTATGTGGCGGCGGCCTCGTCGGACGGCTGA
- a CDS encoding FHA domain-containing protein, with the protein MDDIGKVKRYGMLEPSSGGDPVPLLKERLTVGRRDSCDICLKFANISGQHCRLTLENGYWFARDMDSRNGTKVNGSRILRKRLDPGSVISFAKHEYTIEYNPQDLGAFGPPPPDEDQLSDVLRRSLMDRAGMNRRSESNRFKNEQHDDLDF; encoded by the coding sequence ATGGACGATATTGGCAAAGTTAAACGTTACGGGATGCTCGAACCCTCCAGCGGCGGCGATCCGGTGCCGTTGTTGAAGGAGCGATTGACGGTCGGACGCCGCGATTCGTGCGACATCTGTTTGAAGTTCGCAAATATTTCGGGGCAGCATTGTCGGCTGACGCTCGAGAACGGATACTGGTTCGCTCGCGATATGGACAGCCGCAACGGCACCAAGGTCAACGGCAGCCGGATCTTGCGCAAACGACTCGATCCCGGTTCGGTGATCTCGTTTGCCAAGCACGAATACACCATCGAATACAACCCGCAGGATCTGGGGGCGTTTGGCCCACCACCGCCGGACGAAGATCAATTGTCCGACGTTCTGCGACGTTCGTTGATGGACCGCGCCGGCATGAACCGCCGCAGCGAGTCGAATCGCTTCAAGAACGAACAGCACGACGACCTCGATTTTTAA
- a CDS encoding Dabb family protein: MKFAHCVFFTLNDKSDVQCESLIAAGLKYLKPHDGIVSYAMGRREPEMQRPVNDQEFDVCLAIVFADRAAHDAYQVSDPHNEFIAEQKENWKQVRVFDSNVA, translated from the coding sequence ATGAAGTTTGCACATTGTGTCTTTTTTACGCTGAACGATAAGTCCGATGTGCAATGCGAATCGTTGATCGCCGCGGGGCTGAAGTACCTTAAGCCCCATGACGGCATCGTCAGCTATGCGATGGGGCGTCGCGAACCGGAGATGCAACGCCCGGTCAACGACCAGGAGTTTGATGTTTGTTTGGCGATCGTGTTTGCCGACCGCGCGGCACACGATGCCTACCAAGTGTCCGACCCGCACAACGAATTCATCGCCGAACAAAAAGAGAACTGGAAACAGGTTCGCGTCTTCGATTCCAACGTCGCTTAG
- the kdsA gene encoding 3-deoxy-8-phosphooctulonate synthase, whose protein sequence is MHQDGITPAKIGDYTCGPGNPLLLIAGPCVLETREAAIEIGLRLRDIGQEHGASIVFKASFDKANRTSLSSYRGPGLEAGLEILQAVGEATGLPVTTDIHLPEQAEAAGRVCDLLQIPAFLARQTDLLVAAAETGKAINVKKGQFMAPGDMRYVVEKLRESGSQNILLCERGTFFGYGRLVNDMRSIPEMQALGVPVVFDATHSVQQPGGLGGATGGNRAMVEPLARAAVAIGTDALFFETHPDPDKSPSDGPNMVPLDQFSGLVGRMLAIRRGLEAL, encoded by the coding sequence ATGCATCAGGATGGCATAACTCCGGCGAAAATCGGCGACTACACCTGCGGCCCTGGCAATCCATTGCTGTTGATTGCCGGTCCGTGTGTTTTGGAAACGCGCGAGGCAGCGATCGAGATCGGTTTGCGGCTGCGCGATATCGGCCAAGAGCATGGTGCCTCGATCGTCTTTAAGGCTTCGTTTGATAAGGCGAACCGGACCAGTTTGAGCAGCTACCGCGGGCCGGGACTCGAAGCGGGGCTCGAGATTCTGCAAGCCGTTGGCGAAGCGACCGGCCTGCCGGTGACGACCGACATTCATCTTCCCGAGCAAGCCGAAGCTGCCGGGCGGGTTTGCGATCTGCTGCAAATCCCTGCTTTTCTCGCCCGCCAGACCGATCTGTTGGTCGCGGCAGCCGAAACGGGCAAAGCGATCAACGTGAAGAAGGGGCAATTTATGGCTCCCGGCGACATGCGGTACGTCGTCGAAAAGCTGCGGGAGAGCGGATCGCAAAACATCCTGCTGTGCGAGCGGGGAACGTTTTTCGGTTACGGCCGTTTGGTCAACGATATGCGGTCGATTCCGGAGATGCAGGCGTTGGGCGTGCCAGTCGTTTTTGACGCCACGCACAGCGTCCAGCAGCCCGGTGGGTTGGGTGGCGCAACCGGCGGCAATCGCGCGATGGTTGAACCATTAGCTCGGGCTGCCGTAGCAATAGGAACCGACGCGTTATTCTTTGAAACCCACCCCGACCCCGATAAATCACCGAGCGATGGTCCGAACATGGTTCCGCTGGATCAGTTTTCGGGTTTGGTGGGCCGGATGCTCGCAATCCGCCGCGGTCTCGAGGCCCTTTAA
- a CDS encoding tetratricopeptide repeat protein yields the protein MIWITNSRYRIGLVCLLIAANAALVGCNNEAEIVRQARRKQKQQLANEAATVDHLNEAAGYISRMVELDPQAATRQINYHLNAWLEASPPKVDRQLSPMAAQRMQSFPDEVDAVRPDSDTFLPGDIDYFRRCFLLSRVANWAGDGPLHDPILAGWLADEESGLDPSQAQTLEKACRLFDWTLRNIQLQPMQFPANSPRVAPKEMPPGLVFDGPGYRQTLEECLWRGSGDGLQRSRVFLALCQQAGLDACMLAIKHPDRDSVAPWLVGVRAGQQVFLFDAIIGTHVPGPGQEGIATLAQAKEDPAVLRRMKIAGLYDYPVDSSWLSKVVAFIDIPTEAFCWRMKALQQGLTGDARMQLTYDPESIAAWEELELIDEVQAWSIDALARRYHFAMQRAMSDDLKVYLDQQMRWGMLSPNFPLANARWNHLSGEFDRDEDDGARILYMNLRIPDTDIENLPYDVNLQVQLNARRQPGQPQEAYDQQLRIIQAQYRQAKQAATFWLALIQFEDSRYENAATWQQKRVLGRDAQSPWGPSARYNVGRALEHLDRPDEAIEYYKTQRDPQEHGNRIRARLLSREVAE from the coding sequence ATGATCTGGATCACAAACTCTCGTTACCGCATTGGCTTGGTCTGTCTTTTGATCGCTGCCAATGCAGCTCTTGTCGGCTGCAACAACGAAGCGGAGATCGTCCGCCAAGCGCGGCGTAAACAAAAGCAGCAGCTGGCAAACGAAGCGGCAACCGTCGACCACTTGAACGAGGCGGCTGGCTATATCAGCCGGATGGTCGAGCTCGATCCTCAAGCGGCGACGCGGCAGATCAATTACCATCTGAACGCTTGGTTGGAAGCCTCGCCGCCGAAGGTCGATCGCCAGTTGTCCCCGATGGCGGCCCAACGGATGCAGTCGTTCCCCGACGAAGTCGACGCGGTCCGTCCCGATTCCGACACCTTCCTGCCGGGCGACATCGACTATTTTCGTCGCTGTTTTCTGCTCAGCCGCGTCGCGAACTGGGCTGGCGACGGGCCGCTGCACGATCCAATTCTCGCCGGCTGGCTAGCCGACGAAGAGTCGGGACTCGACCCGTCGCAGGCTCAAACGCTGGAAAAAGCGTGCCGCTTGTTCGACTGGACGCTCCGCAATATCCAACTGCAACCGATGCAATTCCCCGCCAATTCTCCGCGGGTCGCTCCCAAGGAGATGCCGCCTGGATTGGTCTTCGATGGACCTGGGTATCGGCAGACGTTGGAGGAATGTTTGTGGCGAGGCAGCGGCGATGGGCTGCAGCGTTCGCGCGTCTTCCTCGCGCTGTGCCAACAGGCCGGCCTCGATGCCTGCATGCTGGCGATCAAGCACCCCGATCGCGACTCGGTCGCGCCGTGGTTGGTGGGCGTCCGCGCCGGCCAACAGGTCTTCCTATTTGATGCCATCATCGGAACGCACGTTCCCGGTCCTGGGCAAGAGGGAATCGCGACGCTCGCTCAAGCCAAAGAGGATCCGGCGGTGCTGCGGCGGATGAAGATCGCCGGGCTGTACGATTATCCCGTCGATTCCAGCTGGCTGTCGAAAGTTGTCGCCTTCATCGACATCCCGACCGAAGCGTTTTGTTGGCGGATGAAAGCCCTGCAGCAGGGGCTGACCGGCGACGCCCGGATGCAGCTGACGTACGATCCCGAATCGATCGCGGCGTGGGAAGAACTCGAATTGATCGACGAAGTCCAAGCCTGGTCGATCGACGCTTTGGCTCGCCGGTATCACTTTGCAATGCAGCGAGCGATGTCCGACGACCTGAAGGTCTATCTGGACCAACAGATGCGATGGGGCATGTTGTCTCCCAATTTTCCGTTGGCCAACGCGCGGTGGAATCACTTGAGCGGCGAGTTCGATCGCGACGAAGACGATGGGGCGCGGATCCTTTATATGAACCTTCGGATTCCCGACACCGACATCGAAAACCTGCCGTACGATGTGAATCTGCAGGTTCAATTGAACGCTCGCCGCCAACCTGGACAGCCGCAGGAAGCGTACGACCAGCAGTTGCGAATCATCCAGGCTCAGTACCGCCAAGCCAAACAGGCGGCAACGTTTTGGTTGGCGTTGATCCAGTTCGAAGACTCGCGTTACGAAAACGCAGCGACGTGGCAGCAGAAGCGTGTGCTGGGCCGCGACGCGCAATCCCCTTGGGGACCTTCGGCTCGTTACAATGTGGGAAGAGCATTGGAGCATCTGGACCGTCCCGACGAAGCGATCGAATATTACAAGACGCAGCGCGATCCCCAAGAACACGGGAACCGCATCCGGGCTCGGTTGTTGTCGCGCGAAGTCGCCGAATAA
- a CDS encoding NfeD family protein translates to MFQQHSRRMRTGGNRALPPWRSFLLGWVALCLAFPLTESPTFSQDVQRGVLVQVALPIDDATQRQVESTINTIRSTATAEAGRQKLVLQFGKQGDQATGGETAFERGLQLARFLTSENATDVKTIAYVAGSVQGHAVLPVLACDQIVVAPGASLGDAGIDQASVDPVVMLAYESIAQRRRTIPIGAVRAMLDADLELVRISQVDGGDLFLSGPELAELRDQGKVWKEEQLAAPGELANFVGSQMRTYRWATHEVRDVDELATALGLSRISDSQSPNLGEVNAVLAEISGPINRRRGRRVRNNLSDAIQRHDLNLVVSHVNSAGGDLNESLELASYFANLPAQGIRTAAFVDPQAVGDAALVALSAQQVYMSPEANLGGPGAASFSAAALDDLSEAIDQIARSTGRSPALLRGLLDRELEVFEYLDARSGRVAYFSSDEHAARDDAARWARQGAVALADGISAEQALQLGLITGIESDLKQVCRKVGLKDLPQRLDERWIVNFVESLGRQVWLPRMLLFIGFFMLSVEIGAPGIGFPGFISMVSLMLFFWIQAAGGTAEWLEIFLFVGGVLCLLAEVLLFPGFGIFGIGGLVMLVASLVLVSQTFVLPSNAYQYNQLTGNLIGVLVAIGGMLGGGLALRWMLPQLPFFRHLMMVEDEEEKQIRAENEAIVHWDHLQGQRGIATTPLVPSGKARFGEELIAVVSDGPMIDPQRPVIVKQVYGNRVVVEELIDEDQPE, encoded by the coding sequence ATGTTCCAACAGCACTCACGACGCATGCGCACCGGCGGTAACCGCGCGCTGCCACCGTGGCGGAGCTTTCTTTTGGGTTGGGTTGCGCTTTGTCTGGCGTTTCCGCTGACCGAATCTCCGACCTTCAGCCAGGACGTCCAGCGAGGAGTGTTGGTTCAAGTCGCGTTGCCGATCGACGATGCAACGCAGCGGCAGGTCGAATCGACGATCAACACGATCCGTTCCACCGCCACAGCGGAAGCGGGGCGGCAAAAGTTAGTGCTGCAGTTCGGCAAGCAAGGCGACCAGGCGACCGGCGGCGAAACGGCTTTCGAACGCGGGCTGCAATTGGCGCGGTTCTTGACCAGCGAAAACGCGACCGACGTCAAGACGATCGCTTACGTCGCCGGATCGGTCCAAGGGCACGCGGTCCTGCCGGTGCTGGCTTGCGATCAGATCGTCGTTGCCCCCGGAGCCAGTTTGGGAGATGCCGGAATCGACCAAGCCTCCGTCGATCCGGTCGTCATGTTAGCTTATGAATCGATCGCCCAGCGACGCCGCACGATTCCGATCGGAGCGGTGCGAGCGATGCTGGACGCCGATCTCGAACTAGTCCGGATCAGCCAAGTCGATGGGGGCGACCTGTTTCTTTCGGGACCCGAACTTGCGGAACTCCGCGACCAGGGGAAGGTCTGGAAAGAGGAACAGCTTGCCGCGCCGGGCGAGCTTGCCAACTTTGTCGGTTCGCAGATGAGGACCTATCGGTGGGCAACGCACGAGGTTCGCGATGTCGATGAATTGGCCACCGCGCTCGGTTTGTCGCGAATCAGCGATTCCCAGTCGCCCAACCTGGGAGAGGTCAACGCGGTGTTGGCGGAGATCAGCGGTCCGATCAATCGCCGGCGGGGACGACGCGTCCGCAATAATTTGTCCGACGCGATCCAACGCCACGATCTGAATCTCGTCGTATCGCACGTCAACAGCGCCGGTGGAGATCTAAACGAATCGCTCGAATTGGCATCGTATTTCGCCAACCTTCCGGCTCAGGGAATCCGAACCGCCGCGTTTGTCGACCCTCAAGCCGTCGGCGATGCCGCGTTGGTCGCATTGTCGGCGCAACAGGTCTACATGTCCCCCGAAGCAAACCTGGGCGGGCCGGGAGCAGCGTCGTTCAGCGCCGCGGCGTTGGATGATCTGAGCGAAGCGATCGACCAGATCGCGCGGTCGACGGGACGCAGTCCAGCGCTGTTGCGCGGGCTGTTGGATCGAGAACTGGAAGTCTTCGAATATCTTGACGCCCGCAGCGGTCGCGTCGCTTACTTCAGTTCCGACGAACACGCCGCGCGAGACGACGCGGCGCGATGGGCTCGCCAGGGGGCCGTCGCGTTGGCCGATGGCATCTCGGCAGAACAAGCACTTCAACTGGGGCTGATCACCGGCATCGAGAGCGATCTAAAACAGGTCTGCCGAAAGGTTGGACTGAAAGATCTGCCTCAACGGCTGGACGAACGCTGGATCGTGAATTTTGTCGAGAGCCTGGGACGCCAAGTTTGGCTGCCGCGGATGCTGCTGTTCATCGGCTTCTTCATGCTGTCGGTGGAGATCGGTGCGCCGGGGATCGGTTTTCCCGGCTTCATTTCGATGGTCAGCCTGATGCTCTTCTTTTGGATCCAAGCGGCCGGCGGAACGGCGGAGTGGTTGGAGATCTTCTTGTTCGTCGGCGGAGTTCTCTGTCTGCTGGCGGAGGTGCTGTTGTTCCCCGGCTTTGGCATTTTTGGGATCGGCGGCTTGGTGATGTTAGTGGCCAGTTTAGTCCTGGTCAGCCAAACGTTTGTACTGCCCAGCAACGCCTACCAATACAACCAATTAACGGGCAATCTGATCGGCGTGCTGGTGGCGATCGGCGGGATGTTAGGAGGCGGGCTGGCGCTCCGTTGGATGCTGCCTCAGTTGCCTTTCTTCCGCCATCTGATGATGGTCGAAGACGAAGAGGAGAAGCAGATTCGGGCCGAGAACGAAGCGATCGTCCACTGGGATCATCTGCAAGGTCAGCGAGGAATCGCGACGACGCCGCTGGTCCCGTCGGGCAAAGCCAGGTTCGGCGAGGAGTTGATTGCGGTGGTCAGCGACGGACCGATGATCGATCCGCAGCGACCGGTGATCGTCAAACAGGTTTACGGCAATCGGGTCGTCGTCGAAGAGTTGATCGACGAGGACCAACCGGAATAA
- a CDS encoding inositol monophosphatase family protein yields the protein MEQRLDMNDNYLKVARLAAAAGAEILLSYQGRFSVREKAPRDLVTEADVAAQQAIQKILLSNFPDHGFVGEEEGHDQVSAEMLADPNHPPIWIVDPLDGTVNYVHQLQSFAVSIAMYHRGELQLGVVHDPVTKEIFWAQRGGGAFLNDCPIQCSQSDRLDQALLACSFSAGVRHDSGELDRFAAALDQAQAVRRLGSAALNLCYVAAGRLDGYWATCVKPWDVAAGAVIVSEAQGEILSLAGEKFDIWDPRFVATATKSLNDQLRRCLA from the coding sequence ATGGAGCAACGCTTGGACATGAACGACAACTATCTGAAGGTGGCGCGGCTGGCGGCCGCAGCTGGTGCTGAGATTCTTTTATCCTACCAAGGCCGGTTTTCGGTCCGCGAGAAGGCACCTCGCGATCTGGTTACCGAAGCGGACGTCGCGGCGCAGCAAGCGATCCAAAAGATCCTGCTCTCCAACTTTCCCGACCACGGATTTGTCGGCGAGGAGGAGGGGCACGACCAGGTCTCCGCCGAGATGTTGGCCGATCCGAACCACCCGCCGATCTGGATCGTCGATCCGTTGGATGGGACTGTCAATTACGTCCATCAATTGCAGAGCTTCGCGGTTTCGATCGCGATGTACCACCGTGGGGAATTGCAGCTTGGAGTCGTCCACGATCCGGTAACAAAAGAGATCTTCTGGGCGCAGCGTGGCGGCGGGGCGTTTTTGAACGACTGCCCGATCCAGTGCAGCCAGTCCGATCGACTGGATCAAGCTCTTTTGGCATGCAGCTTTTCGGCGGGTGTGCGTCACGATTCGGGAGAACTGGACCGTTTTGCCGCCGCTTTGGATCAAGCTCAAGCCGTTCGTCGGCTCGGTTCGGCTGCGCTGAATCTCTGTTATGTCGCGGCAGGACGGTTGGACGGCTACTGGGCGACGTGTGTCAAACCTTGGGATGTCGCGGCGGGAGCGGTGATCGTTTCCGAGGCTCAGGGGGAGATCTTGTCCCTCGCGGGGGAAAAATTTGATATTTGGGACCCACGATTTGTGGCAACCGCCACGAAATCGCTAAACGATCAACTCCGCCGCTGCTTGGCCTAG